A genomic segment from Halomicroarcula saliterrae encodes:
- a CDS encoding LysM peptidoglycan-binding domain-containing protein: protein MGSSGQLEKAQIIILNGNHENTTIDCKFNPNSYTLEKSVNYGELKATGSGASVQQFVDGNAERLSMELFFDTTDKVGDSQSVEAVDVREQYTKYIDLLLSVDGELHAPPVCRFVWGKGIDFTALVHSANKQFTKFLPSGVPVRARVSIVFQEFKTADYHKSEVSPESTDKTKVWTVSEGDTLWLIASEEYSDPAHWRTIAEHNGLANPRDIEAGQKLELPPL, encoded by the coding sequence ATGGGTAGCTCAGGTCAACTCGAGAAAGCGCAGATCATCATCCTGAACGGAAACCACGAGAACACGACGATAGACTGTAAGTTCAACCCCAACTCCTACACGCTGGAAAAGAGCGTCAACTACGGCGAGTTGAAGGCGACCGGGTCGGGGGCGTCAGTCCAGCAGTTCGTCGACGGCAACGCCGAGCGGCTGTCGATGGAGCTGTTTTTCGACACCACTGACAAGGTCGGCGACTCGCAGTCGGTCGAGGCGGTCGACGTACGCGAGCAGTACACGAAGTACATCGACCTTTTGCTGTCCGTCGACGGGGAGTTGCACGCCCCGCCGGTCTGCCGGTTCGTCTGGGGGAAAGGCATCGACTTCACGGCACTGGTCCACAGCGCGAACAAGCAGTTCACCAAGTTTCTGCCGAGCGGTGTCCCGGTTCGCGCCCGGGTGTCCATCGTCTTTCAGGAGTTCAAAACGGCGGACTATCACAAGTCCGAGGTCTCCCCAGAGTCGACGGACAAGACCAAAGTCTGGACTGTCAGCGAGGGCGACACGCTATGGCTCATCGCGTCCGAGGAGTACAGCGACCCGGCCCACTGGCGCACCATCGCGGAGCACAACGGGCTGGCCAATCCCCGTGACATCGAGGCCGGTCAGAAACTGGAACTGCCGCCGCTGTAG